One Ahaetulla prasina isolate Xishuangbanna chromosome 10, ASM2864084v1, whole genome shotgun sequence genomic region harbors:
- the ZNF576 gene encoding zinc finger protein 576 → MALLPQISSLGANQCFHCLITFPDEKFKERHMKREHPQEFVQANLRDALFLCFVCKKAFKSSQALICHQRGHASPSPSDCSDCLRPPFDCADCGRRFDQLANYQHHRLGHTAGHSLPHQCSDCSKSYRQLSSLRQHQAFHRQTQVLLPSWPYSCTECGESFRHEAGLHEHYIRHARGEL, encoded by the exons ATGGCGCTCTTGCCTCAGATCA GTAGCCTGGGTGCCAATCAGTGCTTTCACTGCCTGATTACCTTCCCTGACGAGAAATTCAAGGAACGGCATATGAAGCGGGAACACCCACAGGAATTTGTTCAGGCCAATTTGCGGGATGCCCTGTTTCTCTGCTTTGTCTGTAAGAAGGCTTTCAAGAGCTCCCAAGCGCTTATCTGCCACCAGCGAGGCCATGCCTCGCCCTCGCCCTCCGATTGCAGTGACTGCTTGCGCCCCCCCTTTGACTGTGCTGACTGCGGCCGCCGTTTTGACCAGCTGGCCAACTACCAGCATCACCGCCTAGGCCACACAGCCGGCCATAGCTTGCCTCACCAGTGCTCCGATTGCAGCAAAAGTTATCGGCAGCTTTCCAGCCTGCGTCAACACCAGGCTTTCCACCGGCAGACCCAGGTGCTGCTACCCTCCTGGCCCTATTCCTGCACTGAGTGTGGGGAGAGCTTCAGGCACGAGGCAGGCCTGCATGAGCATTACATCCGGCATGCTCGCGGAGAGCTCTAG
- the LOC131204324 gene encoding interferon-inducible GTPase 5-like: protein MASFPYLDEAQLRKRKAQYLAQNSVAAASQIQELLDFLNSFKVQVGILGERRAGVTMLVEALLSKPCPVTNLYAYFREAQQPTLSAEAHVHPTFPHLILHDLPGFEASETPAAYLKKLGDLQQFSCFVMVVGTRGFRDLHLQVLKAIKQKKKAFFVVRTKIDLDLHTARRRLQYRYNPAEQMNQIRKELSETLIKEGLEAKKIFLVSGLQTERYDFAFFEDTLEGEVLNLKRHHDGNLKDFHAVSQKMIKELFEICKFSSLVEVPEVIQATLANPTQIHLNVAVIGETGSGNSSLINALRRVGSEETGAAPTGVAETTRTATAYPFPSVPNMFLWDLPGVGLMEGDVKRLDLSRYSAFLLVASERYKHIHSCLAKIIASEGKQSFFVRNKIDVDVEAQAEKQPKLKEKLQEQIRKNCVEALKNDGIDCPVFLVSSFMAEAYDLPLLREELQKRASELKRKELRRAIPTVFSQLVRLKSKVLMKDVWGKTLQVGLSSVDNLNETVVEKLLTIIASFCIHLGLNEASVANTARCTGKATHRLQEQIQSRFAQPMQPTEVLTLIVKPPSWGNWAWTYVPYWGGEGKVEATISVENIYNLLKQAVMELSGDAERLLVAAFLED, encoded by the exons ATGGCCAGCTTTCCCTATTTGGACGAAGCTCAGCTGAGGAAACGCAAGGCTCAATATTTGGCCCAGAACTCCGTCGCAGCTGCCTCTCAAATCCAGGAACTGCTGGATTTTTTGAACTCCTTCAAGGTCCAGGTTGGGATCCTAGGAGAGCGTCGCGCGGGGGTGACCATGCTGGTTGAGGCTCTCCTGAGCAAGCCCTGCCCAGTGACCAATCTTTATGCTTACTTCCGGGAAGCTCAACAGCCCACGCTCTCTGCAGAGGCCCACGTTCATCCCACCTTCCCTCACCTCATCTTGCACGATCTACCCGGCTTTGAAGCCAGCGAGACACCGGCTGCCTATCTCAAGAAGCTGGGTGACCTACAGCAGTTCAGCTGCTTTGTGATGGTGGTAGGAACCAGGGGCTTCCGAGACCTTCACCTACAAGTCCTTAAGGCCATCAAGCAAAAGAAGAAAGCTTTCTTCGTGGTTCGCACCAAGATCGACCTGGATTTGCACACCGCTCGAAGGCGCCTTCAATACAGATACAATCCGGCAGAGCAGATGAACCAGATCCGGAAGGAATTGTCCGAGACGTTGATCAAGGAAGGGTTGGAGGCCAAGAAGATCTTCCTGGTGTCTGGGCTGCAGACGGAAAGATACGATTTTGCTTTTTTCGAAGATACTTTGGAAGGAGAAGTGCTCAATTTGAAACG GCACCATGACGGAAATCTGAAAGACTTCCATGCAGTGAGTCAAAAGATGATCAAGGAGCTGTTTGAAATTTGCAAGTTCAGCAGCTTGGTTGAAGTCCCAGAGGTAATCCAGGCTACGCTGGCCAACCCCACTCAAATCCATCTGAATGTAGCTGTGATTGGGGAAACAGGCTCAGGAAACTCCTCCCTGATCAATGCGCTGAGAAGAGTAGGCTCTGAAGAGACAGGGGCGGCCCCCACCGGAGTAGCCGAAACCACCAGGACAGCCACAGCCTACCCATTCCCGTCCGTCCCTAACATGTTCCTTTGGGATTTGCCAGGAGTGGGATTGATGGAGGGTGACGTGAAGCGCCTGGATCTCAGCCGCTACAGTGCCTTCCTGCTGGTGGCCTCGGAGCGCTACAAGCACATCCACAGCTGTCTGGCCAAAATTATTGCTTCGGAAGGGAAACAGTCTTTCTTTGTGAGGAACAAGATAGACGTAGATGTGGAGGCCCAAGCTGAAAAACAACCCAAGTTGAAGGAGAAACTTCAGGAACAGATCCGGAAGAACTGTGTAGAAGCTCTGAAGAACGACGGCATCGACTGTCCAGTCTTCTTGGTCTCTTCCTTCATGGCGGAAGCCTACGACCTCCCTCTCCTTCGGGAAGAACTCCAGAAACGGGCTTCTGAGTTGAAGAGGAAGGAACTGAGGAGAGCCATCCCGACCGTCTTCTCCCAGCTGGTGAGGCTCAAGAGCAAAGTGTTGATGAAGGACGTGTGGGGGAAGACCTTGCAAGTTGGCCTCTCCTCTGTGGACAATCTCAACGAGACTGTGGTCGAGAAGCTCCTGACCATCATCGCCAGCTTCTGCATCCACCTGGGTCTGAATGAAGCGTCTGTGGCGAACACGGCCCGGTGTACTGGCAAAGCCACCCACCGGCTTCAGGAACAGATCCAAAGTCGTTTTGCCCAGCCAATGCAACCCACCGAGGTGCTCACCCTCATAGTTAAGCCTCCCTCGTGGGGCAACTGGGCGTGGACCTACGTGCCGTACTGGGGCGGAGAAGGCAAAGTGGAGGCCACCATCTCGGTGGAGAACATTTACAACCTGCTGAAACAAGCTGTCATGGAACTGTCCGGGGATGCAGAGAGGTTGCTGGTGGCGGCCTTCTTGGAGGACTAG
- the LOC131204325 gene encoding interferon-inducible GTPase 5-like: MSAEASPNSAPGSPDCGDVSIIFVGKSDVGKSALLNAVRQMTEHDVGSAPVGAAVKSEKPIMYPDPIFNNLLLWERSMEGKGHADQWMREADLIVLVTDDKFEDSHGRLVLEARQAGKKVYFARSKADLELHTLKRLMGQRYDRSKVLQALREACTESLGTLPLVDPFVYLISAFEPGALDCPRLREDLLKDLHQYERVQKPTRWDFEEFSEKEIAEIQEAYELGGLAEVVTRIQSSLENIWNAQLDIAITGESGAGKSTFVNVLRGMSDEEEGAAATGVTETTMKPTQYPYPGHANVSLWDLPGIGTPNFQADQYLEMVDFSRYDFFIILASERFKENHVRLAQAIVQQGKQFYFVRTKIDNDLEAERRKKNPPTEAEVLEVIRKDCQSKLSKAGLSDAKVFLLSNFYLDKFDFQAFEETLEHELPTHKQQAFLLSLPNVSTVIIEKKKKVLQQEIWKVALISSLVAAVPLPGLAFACDVSILLKKLSSYRQDFGLDAAALSRLAERSGKSMEVLRKEVHSCLGRSINKDVVISLLGKATGTGLMVANFFLHRFPIYGALASGGISFHTTYSMLRQCLEELAADSQRVLMKACESHV, encoded by the exons ATGTCCGCAGAGGCCTCTCCAAATTCCGCTCCGGGTTCCCCCGATTGCGGGGATGTCTCTATCATCTTCGTGGGGAAATCCGACGTCGGGAAATCGGCTCTTCTTAATGCCGTACGACAGATGACCGAACATGATGTCGGATCAGCCCCCGTGGGGGCTGCGGTGAAATCTGAAAAGCCCATCATGTACCCAGACCcgatttttaataatttactgctgtgggaGCGGTCGATGGAGGGCAAAGGCCACGCGGATCAGTGGATGAGAGAGGCTGACTTGATTGTGTTGGTGACTGACGACAAGTTTGAGGATTCTCACGGCCGCCTTGTGTTGGAGGCCCGGCAAGCTGGCAAAAAGGTCTATTTTGCCCGGAGCAAGGCTGATCTGGAACTTCACACACTCAAGCGGTTGATGGGGCAGCGTTACGATCGATCGAAAGTCCTGCAGGCCCTCCGGGAGGCGTGTACTGAATCCCTGGGGACCCTCCCTCTCGTGGATCCCTTTGTATACCTGATCTCTGCTTTTGAGCCAGGCGCCCTCGATTGCCCCCGGCTGCGGGAAGATTTGCTGAAGGACCTGCACCAATATGAAAG GGTGCAGAAACCCACTCGCTGGGACTTCGAAGAGTTCAGCGAAAAAGAGATTGCTGAGATCCAGGAAGCCTACGAACTCGGGGGTCTCGCCGAGGTAGTGACCCGAATccagagcagtttggagaacatcTGGAATGCCCAGCTGGATATTGCGATCACAGGAGAATCGGGCGCTGGGAAATCCACTTTTGTTAACGTCCTGAGGGGCATGAGTGATGAAGAGGAAGGGGCGGCCGCAACGGGCGTGACCGAGACCACAATGAAGCCCACGCAATATCCTTATCCTGGTCACGCCAACGTCAGCCTGTGGGATCTCCCCGGTATAGGAACGCCCAACTTCCAGGCCGATCAATACTTAGAAATGGTGGACTTTTCCCGTTACGATTTCTTTATCATCCTGGCTTCCGAACGGTTTAAAGAAAACCACGTCCGTTTGGCCCAGGCCATTGTCCAACAGGGAAAGCAGTTCTACTTCGTACGCACCAAGATAGACAACGATTTGGAGGCCGAGCGGAGGAAGAAGAACCCGCCCACGGAAGCCGAAGTTCTGGAGGTGATCAGAAAGGATTGCCAGAGCAAGCTCTCCAAAGCTGGGCTGAGCGACGCCAAGGTGTTCCTTCTCAGCAATTTTTACCTCGACAAGTTTGACTTCCAGGCTTTTGAGGAAACTCTGGAGCACGAACTGCCCACCCATAAGCAACAGGCTTTTCTCTTGTCTCTGCCCAACGTCTCCACGGTGATcatagagaagaagaagaaagtcctTCAGCAGGAAATCTGGAAGGTGGCTTTGATTTCCAGCTTGGTAGCTGCTGTCCCTTTGCCCGGCCTGGCCTTCGCGTGTGACGTATCCATTTTGCTCAAGAAGTTGTCCAGTTACCGGCAAGACTTCGGCCTCGATGCAGCAGCTTTGTCCCGTCTGGCTGAACGATCCGGGAAGTCCATGGAGGTCCTGAGAAAAGAAGTACACAGCTGTCTAGGCCGTAGCATCAACAAGGATGTGGTGATCAGTTTGCTGGGAAAGGCCACCGGAACAGGGTTGATGGTGGCCAATTTTTTCCTCCATCGGTTCCCGATTTATGGAGCCCTGGCCTCTGGCGGTATCTCTTTTCATACTACCTACTCCATGCTGAGACAGTGCCTGGAAGAGCTGGCTGCGGACTCCCAGCGCGTCCTCATGAAGGCCTGTGAAAGTCACGTCTGA